The following coding sequences lie in one Fimbriiglobus ruber genomic window:
- a CDS encoding PepSY-like domain-containing protein has translation MRQMLAILTLVGLAVLFGYFVWPLPSPQEDGEFVDRPRFTPKASKSVDTGKGDEKAEAVVINLALKQVPGNVMSIVRNEFPGGKPSAAYRVTEADGTVHYTVTLTVKKTDYEITVSPDGVVLEMAKEIEFKNLPAAAKRLFAEKYPKSKVKEVAELTEPGVSGKKYHIEFEMNDGTPMEVVFDADGKLISEE, from the coding sequence ATGCGCCAGATGCTTGCCATCCTGACTCTCGTCGGCCTTGCTGTTTTGTTCGGGTATTTCGTCTGGCCGCTTCCGTCTCCCCAGGAAGACGGCGAGTTCGTGGATCGACCCAGGTTTACGCCCAAAGCGAGCAAGTCGGTTGATACGGGCAAGGGCGATGAGAAAGCCGAAGCGGTCGTGATCAACCTCGCACTCAAGCAGGTGCCCGGGAACGTGATGAGTATCGTGCGGAACGAGTTCCCGGGCGGCAAACCGTCGGCCGCATACCGCGTGACCGAGGCCGACGGGACGGTTCACTACACGGTCACATTGACCGTCAAAAAAACGGACTATGAAATCACCGTTTCCCCCGACGGGGTTGTTCTTGAGATGGCCAAGGAAATCGAATTCAAGAATCTTCCAGCGGCCGCGAAGCGGCTGTTCGCCGAGAAGTACCCCAAATCCAAGGTCAAGGAAGTCGCGGAACTGACGGAGCCGGGCGTGTCTGGAAAGAAGTACCACATCGAATTCGAAATGAACGACGGCACGCCGATGGAAGTCGTCTTCGACGCGGACGGCAAACTGATTTCGGAAGAGTAG
- a CDS encoding lipase family protein: MMANLGTGQIGTQDQIENYLDTALKAGLAQLQTELGTWEVVWGPAVYESLSSVRADNAMYVARDTSNPGRYVVAIAATNAYSAYDWIIEDAFVARQVAWEYGTAPGLTPKVSDGTHIGLSKLQQLRPAPVFPGATTTLDEFFKSLPTGPLDITTAGHSLGGALAPVTALWLSDTRSQWDPDGRATISCLASAGPTPGNQDLVTYYEASPLGTKTNCIRNAIDVVPHAWAAADLQMIPNFYLPLIQPDLTIKGLVEAARLSSLKGNYTQIPASKVLPGVPDSSQFDAGASVLHNFAKQMAFQHVDVYFPLLGIGQLSNLLADARANAQTGLEAKLTALKQKLLRRIL, translated from the coding sequence ATGATGGCCAACCTCGGCACCGGTCAAATCGGCACGCAGGACCAGATTGAAAACTATCTCGACACCGCGCTCAAAGCAGGTCTGGCACAGTTACAGACCGAATTGGGAACGTGGGAAGTGGTTTGGGGTCCGGCCGTTTACGAATCGCTGTCTTCGGTCCGAGCCGACAACGCGATGTACGTGGCACGGGATACGTCCAATCCCGGCCGATACGTGGTGGCGATTGCCGCAACCAACGCGTACTCGGCATACGACTGGATCATCGAGGACGCGTTCGTAGCCCGGCAAGTAGCCTGGGAATACGGAACAGCGCCCGGGTTGACGCCTAAAGTGTCGGACGGGACGCACATCGGGTTGTCCAAACTCCAGCAACTACGTCCGGCCCCGGTGTTCCCTGGGGCCACAACGACCCTGGACGAATTCTTCAAAAGCCTGCCCACGGGCCCTCTCGACATCACGACCGCCGGGCACAGTTTGGGCGGGGCGTTGGCACCGGTCACGGCCCTCTGGCTGTCAGACACTCGATCTCAGTGGGACCCGGACGGCAGAGCCACGATCTCGTGTCTCGCGTCTGCCGGCCCGACCCCAGGTAATCAAGATCTTGTGACGTACTACGAAGCCTCGCCTCTCGGCACCAAGACCAACTGCATCCGTAATGCCATAGACGTTGTCCCGCACGCATGGGCCGCCGCCGATCTCCAAATGATCCCAAACTTCTACTTACCCTTAATCCAACCAGACCTGACAATCAAAGGACTGGTAGAAGCAGCCCGACTTTCTTCGCTCAAGGGAAACTACACGCAGATCCCGGCATCCAAAGTGCTTCCAGGAGTCCCCGATTCCAGTCAATTCGATGCTGGTGCCAGTGTGCTTCATAATTTCGCAAAGCAGATGGCATTCCAGCACGTAGACGTGTATTTCCCGTTATTGGGAATCGGGCAATTGTCCAATTTACTGGCCGATGCTCGTGCGAACGCCCAGACTGGGTTAGAGGCCAAATTGACCGCCCTCAAGCAGAAGTTGCTCCGACGCATACTTTAA
- a CDS encoding ABC transporter permease, producing MEGGMFSGCGIAVTSLFLFLVGLVLFFWAVEELKQGRWIGDALNNVLKVLVVAVVLVVALVTGVRAAGAVARERQGQTIDALLVLPVNRQEILLAKWLAPFFWVRYPLLGLLGCATVALLLGGVHPLGYIATVVYVVGLLAFFVTLGLWLSVRCRSATRATVYFIVWSLSLVFLPVVLTPFGEMFGFDNVTARFSPPVTLWYGLFGWSQFNNDYEYETCWISILTCTAAGVVLAGMAWVLWVSAVRTFEREGK from the coding sequence ATGGAGGGCGGGATGTTTAGCGGGTGTGGCATTGCCGTCACCTCACTGTTCTTGTTCCTGGTCGGGTTGGTGCTGTTTTTCTGGGCCGTGGAAGAACTCAAGCAAGGGCGGTGGATCGGCGACGCGCTGAACAACGTGTTGAAGGTGTTGGTGGTGGCCGTCGTGTTGGTGGTCGCGTTGGTGACGGGTGTTCGAGCCGCGGGGGCGGTGGCCCGGGAACGGCAGGGGCAAACCATTGACGCGCTACTCGTACTCCCGGTCAACAGGCAGGAGATCTTGCTGGCCAAGTGGCTCGCACCGTTCTTCTGGGTCCGCTACCCACTGCTAGGGCTCTTGGGGTGCGCAACTGTTGCCCTCCTGCTCGGTGGCGTCCACCCGCTCGGTTACATCGCCACCGTCGTTTACGTGGTCGGGCTGTTGGCCTTCTTCGTGACACTGGGGCTCTGGCTCTCGGTCCGATGCCGGTCGGCGACGCGAGCGACGGTCTATTTCATTGTCTGGTCGCTCAGCCTGGTATTTTTGCCGGTCGTTCTGACCCCATTCGGCGAGATGTTCGGTTTCGACAACGTGACCGCCCGTTTCAGCCCTCCCGTTACACTGTGGTACGGGTTGTTCGGGTGGAGTCAGTTCAACAATGATTACGAGTACGAGACGTGTTGGATCTCCATACTCACGTGTACGGCTGCCGGAGTCGTATTGGCGGGCATGGCGTGGGTACTTTGGGTGAGCGCGGTCCGGACATTTGAACGCGAAGGAAAGTAA
- the infC gene encoding translation initiation factor IF-3 — MNDQIRISPIRLIGAEGEQHGIVPTSQAMEMAREAGLDLVEVAASERPPVCKIMDYGKFKYAQSKKQAHKTHQQKLKELRVRPKTGTHDIDTRLNQARGFLEEGDKVLIKVQFRGREMQHIEEGRRIIEAMLVKLADCCKVEKSPSMEGKQMTALLAPKGNK; from the coding sequence ATGAACGACCAAATCCGGATCAGTCCCATCCGCCTGATCGGCGCAGAAGGTGAACAGCACGGCATCGTACCCACCAGCCAGGCCATGGAAATGGCCCGCGAGGCCGGCCTGGATCTCGTCGAAGTCGCGGCGTCCGAGCGCCCGCCCGTCTGCAAGATCATGGACTACGGCAAGTTTAAATACGCCCAGTCCAAGAAGCAGGCCCACAAAACACACCAGCAGAAGCTCAAGGAACTCCGGGTCCGCCCGAAGACCGGCACCCACGACATCGACACCCGCCTGAACCAGGCCCGCGGGTTCCTCGAAGAAGGGGACAAGGTACTCATCAAGGTCCAGTTCCGGGGCCGCGAGATGCAGCACATCGAAGAAGGCCGGCGGATCATCGAAGCGATGCTCGTGAAGCTCGCCGACTGCTGCAAGGTCGAGAAGTCGCCGTCGATGGAAGGCAAGCAAATGACCGCACTGCTCGCCCCGAAGGGCAACAAATAA
- a CDS encoding peroxiredoxin produces MVRASRWVVAVAAGLFAATAAVADDSTLKVKEGDAFPDVTLHAAQVEKIPGKKAGDTVSIADLKGKTVVVFFYPKALTKGCTIESCGFRDLAAKFPKDAVLVGASADDEALQKKFIDTNMLPYALLCDTDLKLIQSLGIQSPKGKVPQRVTFVVGKDGKIAKIYSKVTPADHPTEVLKFVEELK; encoded by the coding sequence ATGGTCCGCGCGTCCCGCTGGGTCGTTGCCGTTGCAGCTGGCCTGTTCGCCGCCACGGCCGCCGTCGCCGACGACAGCACGCTGAAAGTCAAGGAAGGGGACGCGTTCCCCGACGTGACCCTGCACGCCGCCCAGGTCGAGAAGATCCCGGGCAAGAAGGCGGGCGACACGGTCAGCATCGCCGACCTGAAGGGCAAGACCGTCGTCGTGTTCTTTTACCCGAAGGCCCTCACCAAGGGCTGCACCATCGAGTCGTGCGGGTTCCGCGACCTGGCCGCCAAATTCCCGAAGGACGCGGTCCTCGTCGGGGCGAGCGCGGACGACGAGGCGCTCCAGAAGAAGTTCATTGATACCAACATGCTGCCCTACGCGCTGCTCTGCGATACCGACCTGAAGCTGATCCAGTCGCTCGGCATCCAGTCGCCCAAGGGCAAGGTGCCGCAACGGGTCACATTCGTGGTCGGCAAGGACGGCAAGATCGCGAAGATTTACAGCAAGGTGACGCCGGCCGACCACCCGACGGAAGTGCTCAAGTTCGTCGAAGAGCTGAAGTAA
- a CDS encoding DUF1559 domain-containing protein: MFSLRRRSAFTLIELLVVIAIIAILIGLLLPAVQKVREAAARSTCSNNLKQIVLAVHGHNDALNTLPPLCAPDAVTLIPSGPFAGQNYTMHAYLLPYIEQNNIYKNLSPSGYAGGQGTLPIKTYTCPSDFSVSGGLCTTTDGGANTWGAACYTGNVYVFGDPPNGNPYPKGSKPMYPSVPDGLSNTVFLAEAFGTCGNTGSLSSAYGTLWADSNSVWRPGFNFTYGSSKGTVGNYTPAAKLFQVNPNYVNNCDINVPQSAHTNGIMVGVGDGSVRFLTGSLSLTTWQAAVDPRDGIVLGSDW; this comes from the coding sequence ATGTTTTCCTTGCGCCGAAGGTCCGCCTTTACCCTCATTGAGCTGTTGGTGGTGATCGCCATCATCGCGATCCTGATCGGGTTACTTCTGCCCGCCGTCCAGAAAGTCCGCGAAGCCGCAGCCCGGAGCACCTGCAGCAACAACCTGAAGCAAATCGTCCTCGCGGTCCACGGGCACAACGACGCCTTGAACACGTTGCCCCCGCTCTGTGCGCCGGACGCCGTGACGTTGATCCCGTCGGGACCGTTTGCCGGACAAAACTACACCATGCACGCCTATCTGCTGCCGTACATCGAGCAGAATAACATCTACAAAAACCTGTCGCCCAGCGGCTACGCCGGCGGCCAAGGCACGTTGCCAATCAAGACCTACACCTGCCCGTCCGACTTCTCCGTTTCGGGAGGTTTGTGTACGACCACCGACGGCGGGGCGAACACTTGGGGGGCGGCTTGCTACACCGGAAACGTGTACGTCTTCGGCGACCCGCCCAACGGCAACCCTTATCCCAAGGGGTCGAAGCCGATGTATCCGAGCGTGCCGGACGGCCTGTCCAACACGGTATTCCTCGCCGAAGCGTTCGGGACGTGCGGGAACACGGGCAGCCTGTCCTCGGCCTACGGCACACTCTGGGCGGACTCGAATTCCGTCTGGCGGCCCGGATTCAACTTCACCTACGGCAGTTCAAAGGGGACCGTTGGCAACTACACGCCTGCCGCCAAGCTGTTCCAGGTGAACCCGAACTACGTCAACAACTGCGACATCAACGTCCCCCAATCGGCACACACCAACGGGATCATGGTCGGCGTCGGCGACGGGAGTGTTCGTTTCCTGACCGGCAGCCTGAGTCTGACAACGTGGCAGGCGGCCGTCGACCCCCGCGACGGAATCGTTTTGGGGAGCGACTGGTAA
- a CDS encoding ABC transporter ATP-binding protein, with product MARHRPNADETAAPARVTREGLREAARMFAYLLRYRGRFVASMLALVAASLLGLAFPYLAGRLIDAASPTPAAGGLDIDQAAGMLAVLLAVRAVCSFGQTYWLAQVGERSLADLRQDTYARLLSLPVGFFAQRRVGELSSRVATDLSQIQDSLTNAIPQFLRQVVMLAGGVVLIALTSGRLTLVMLASVPPLMAAAAVFGRAVRRLSGHAQDKLAAANVIVEETLQGIAGVKAFTNEGYEEARYRAGISDVVAAVLRGALYRGAFTAFVIFALFGAIVMVLWYGARLVKAGDLSLGDLTQFLLYTMFVAGAVGQFAELYAQLQRTIGATQRVRELLRETPEDAGPSADTIPRPTGAIAFDDVTFSYPSRKEVVVLRGLSLEAKAGERIALVGPSGAGKSTIVSLLLRFYDPDSGRILVDSRDAREYPLHGLRAATAIVPQDVFLFGGTIRENIAYGRPGASGEEIEAAARKANAHDFIAGFPEGYETVVGERGVKLSGGQRQRVAIARAILRDPAILILDEATSSLDSESEHLVQQALDRLMQGRTSVIIAHRLSTVRRADRIYVIDEGRVIETGTHAELLARDGGKYRTLVELQFAHAS from the coding sequence ATGGCCCGCCACCGACCGAACGCCGACGAGACCGCGGCTCCCGCCCGCGTGACCCGGGAGGGCCTTCGCGAAGCGGCCCGCATGTTCGCGTACCTCCTCCGGTACCGCGGGCGGTTCGTTGCCTCCATGCTGGCGCTGGTTGCGGCCAGCCTGCTCGGGCTCGCGTTCCCCTATCTCGCGGGCCGGCTGATCGACGCCGCGTCTCCGACGCCGGCCGCCGGTGGGCTCGACATCGATCAGGCCGCCGGGATGCTCGCGGTTCTCCTCGCGGTCCGGGCGGTTTGTTCGTTCGGCCAGACGTACTGGCTGGCGCAGGTGGGCGAACGGAGTCTCGCCGACCTGCGGCAAGACACCTACGCCCGGCTGCTCAGTCTGCCGGTCGGGTTCTTCGCCCAGCGGCGGGTCGGGGAACTCTCCAGTCGGGTGGCGACCGATTTGTCCCAGATTCAGGACTCGTTGACGAACGCGATTCCGCAGTTCCTTCGACAGGTAGTGATGCTGGCCGGGGGCGTCGTCCTCATCGCGCTCACGTCCGGCCGCTTAACACTGGTCATGCTGGCGTCCGTGCCGCCGTTGATGGCCGCGGCCGCCGTGTTCGGGCGGGCGGTCCGCCGGTTGTCCGGGCACGCTCAGGACAAACTGGCTGCGGCGAACGTGATTGTGGAGGAAACCCTGCAAGGCATCGCCGGGGTGAAGGCGTTTACGAACGAGGGTTACGAGGAAGCCCGCTACCGGGCGGGGATCAGCGACGTCGTCGCGGCCGTTCTCCGCGGAGCGTTGTATCGTGGCGCGTTCACGGCGTTCGTGATTTTCGCCCTCTTCGGCGCGATCGTGATGGTGCTTTGGTACGGGGCCCGGTTGGTCAAGGCCGGCGATCTCAGTCTCGGCGACCTGACCCAGTTTCTCCTTTACACGATGTTCGTGGCCGGGGCGGTCGGGCAGTTCGCCGAACTGTACGCCCAACTCCAGCGGACGATCGGAGCCACCCAGCGGGTGCGCGAGTTACTCCGCGAGACGCCGGAAGACGCCGGTCCGAGTGCCGATACGATCCCCCGCCCGACCGGGGCGATCGCGTTCGACGACGTCACGTTTTCGTACCCGTCGCGAAAGGAAGTCGTGGTCCTCCGCGGGCTGTCGCTAGAAGCGAAAGCCGGGGAACGGATTGCCCTCGTCGGCCCGAGCGGGGCCGGTAAGTCGACCATCGTTTCGCTCCTGTTGCGGTTCTACGACCCGGACAGTGGCCGTATCCTGGTCGACTCGCGGGACGCCCGGGAGTACCCGTTACACGGCCTCCGGGCGGCCACCGCCATCGTGCCGCAAGACGTCTTCCTGTTTGGCGGAACGATTCGGGAAAACATCGCTTACGGTCGGCCGGGGGCGAGCGGAGAGGAAATCGAAGCCGCCGCCAGGAAGGCGAACGCCCACGACTTCATCGCCGGCTTTCCAGAGGGGTATGAAACGGTCGTCGGCGAGCGCGGGGTGAAACTCTCCGGCGGTCAGCGGCAGCGCGTGGCGATCGCGCGGGCGATCCTCCGCGACCCCGCGATTCTTATCCTCGACGAGGCGACCAGTTCACTCGATTCGGAAAGTGAACACCTCGTCCAGCAGGCGCTCGATCGGCTGATGCAAGGGCGGACGTCGGTCATCATCGCGCACCGGCTCTCGACCGTCCGGCGCGCCGACCGGATCTACGTCATCGACGAGGGCCGCGTGATCGAAACCGGAACGCACGCCGAATTGTTGGCCCGGGACGGCGGAAAGTATCGCACTCTGGTGGAGTTGCAATTCGCCCACGCTTCCTGA
- a CDS encoding DUF1549 domain-containing protein: MWLRNLLFLSLVGGGGIALGVNLMPPREIQPLTTYDTELYRSDDFRATVDRVNTSFQNEWQTANVRPADPASDLLVARRLAFGLMGTVPSLEEIRQFESLPPEERIPWWIDHILADRRYDDYFAERLARSFVGTEDGPFIFFRRRRMVSWLSDELAKNRPYDDLVRELIAGEGLWTDKPATNFVSVTAQPDKGNAPDPVRLAGRVTRAFLGLRLDCAQCHNHPFAAWKQSDFEGFSAFFGQTHVGFTGIYDGTGEYEPEDRKTQAKKLVLPKVPFNAELLPEHGSRRQQLAQWVTHPKNPYFARATVNRVWALLVGRPLVDPVDNLETDGPMPPALQILADDFTAHGFDLRRLIRVIANTRVYGLDSAADHDTSEAEEKAWAIFPLSRLRPEQVAGGVAQAASVTTLNAETHILRRLVHQGAQNEFVTRYGDTGEDEFDGRGGTIPQRLLMMNGKLVRERIEAGPFTATQRINWLAPNDARAVEIAYLAALSRRPTPEEAAHFEAALTDKEIKRVQRIEDLFWALLNSTEFSWNH, from the coding sequence ATGTGGCTTCGCAATCTGCTCTTTCTGAGTCTCGTCGGCGGCGGGGGGATCGCGCTCGGCGTGAACCTCATGCCCCCGCGCGAGATTCAACCGCTCACGACTTACGACACCGAACTGTACCGGAGCGACGATTTCCGCGCGACCGTCGATCGGGTCAACACATCGTTCCAAAATGAGTGGCAAACCGCAAACGTTCGGCCGGCTGACCCGGCGTCGGATCTGCTCGTTGCCCGGCGGCTCGCGTTCGGACTGATGGGCACCGTCCCGTCGCTGGAAGAGATTCGCCAGTTCGAGTCGCTACCGCCGGAAGAGCGCATTCCGTGGTGGATCGACCACATCCTCGCCGACCGCCGGTACGACGACTACTTTGCGGAACGCCTCGCCCGGTCGTTCGTGGGAACGGAAGACGGGCCGTTCATTTTCTTCCGCCGCCGGCGGATGGTGTCGTGGTTGAGCGACGAGTTGGCCAAGAATCGCCCCTACGACGACCTCGTTCGCGAATTGATCGCGGGCGAGGGGCTTTGGACGGACAAGCCGGCGACGAACTTCGTCAGCGTGACTGCCCAACCGGACAAGGGCAACGCCCCCGACCCCGTCCGCCTCGCCGGTCGCGTCACCCGCGCCTTCCTCGGCCTCCGGCTCGATTGCGCCCAGTGCCACAACCACCCGTTCGCCGCTTGGAAACAATCAGACTTCGAGGGTTTTTCCGCGTTCTTCGGGCAGACCCACGTCGGGTTTACCGGCATTTACGACGGCACGGGCGAATACGAGCCGGAAGACCGCAAGACACAGGCGAAGAAGCTGGTCCTCCCCAAGGTGCCGTTCAACGCCGAACTCCTGCCCGAACACGGCTCGCGCCGGCAGCAACTGGCCCAATGGGTGACGCACCCGAAGAATCCCTATTTCGCCCGCGCGACGGTGAATCGGGTGTGGGCGTTGCTCGTCGGCCGCCCGTTAGTCGATCCGGTGGACAACCTGGAAACGGACGGTCCCATGCCGCCGGCTCTCCAGATCCTGGCCGACGATTTCACCGCGCACGGTTTCGATCTGCGGCGGCTGATCCGGGTGATCGCGAACACGCGGGTGTACGGCCTCGACAGCGCGGCGGACCACGACACGAGCGAAGCCGAAGAGAAGGCGTGGGCGATATTCCCACTATCGCGGCTACGTCCGGAACAGGTGGCCGGCGGCGTGGCCCAGGCGGCGTCCGTGACCACGCTCAACGCCGAGACGCACATCCTCCGGCGGCTCGTCCATCAGGGCGCGCAAAACGAATTCGTCACCCGCTACGGCGACACCGGCGAAGACGAATTCGACGGGCGCGGCGGCACGATTCCTCAACGCCTGTTGATGATGAACGGCAAACTGGTCCGCGAGCGGATCGAGGCGGGACCGTTCACGGCGACCCAGCGCATCAACTGGCTGGCTCCGAACGACGCCCGCGCGGTCGAAATCGCGTATTTGGCCGCGTTGTCCCGTCGGCCGACGCCCGAGGAAGCCGCCCACTTCGAGGCCGCGTTAACCGACAAAGAAATCAAGCGAGTGCAGCGCATCGAAGATCTCTTCTGGGCGCTCCTCAACTCCACGGAGTTCTCATGGAACCATTAA
- a CDS encoding DUF1501 domain-containing protein, with protein sequence MEPLSHRDLFHAIRGGQAATPTRRTFLRAAGLAGATWLTPVGHLLARASEQAGEGSGPAQSVIMLWLQGGPSQLETFDPHPGTRIAAGTGAVDTALKGVQLATGLEHLAAEMQSVSLIRSMVSKEGDHERGTYTMKTGFRPDPTVVHPSIGAICCHELAAAGTDIPRHVSILPGQWPARGGYLGDKFDAFRTDDPAGPVPDTSSLLSAKRDDQRLKNLDVVESAFAKGRQKRVDATLHRDTVAGARKMMSSEQLKAFDVSNEPLALRRAYGETAFGRGCLAARRLIEVGVRCVEVTLSGWDTHANNHAAHTNQLKILDPAFAALLRDLRERGLLDRTLVLCAGEFGRTPTVNAVGGRDHWPTGFSLALAGGGVRGGQVIGATDPEGQKTEPTNPVTVGDLHATVLTALGIEHDKVNQTPIGRTVKFSEGKPIAALVKGNT encoded by the coding sequence ATGGAACCATTAAGCCACCGGGATTTGTTCCATGCAATCCGTGGGGGGCAAGCTGCTACCCCCACACGACGCACCTTCCTGCGCGCCGCGGGTCTGGCCGGGGCGACGTGGCTCACGCCGGTCGGCCACCTGCTGGCCCGGGCGTCCGAGCAGGCGGGGGAGGGGAGTGGCCCGGCGCAATCGGTCATCATGCTCTGGCTTCAGGGCGGGCCGAGCCAGCTGGAAACCTTCGATCCGCACCCGGGGACGCGCATTGCCGCGGGGACCGGGGCGGTCGACACGGCGCTCAAGGGCGTGCAACTCGCCACCGGCCTCGAGCATCTGGCGGCCGAGATGCAGTCCGTTTCGCTGATCCGGTCGATGGTCAGCAAGGAAGGGGATCACGAGCGCGGCACGTACACGATGAAGACGGGCTTCCGGCCCGACCCGACGGTCGTTCACCCGTCGATCGGCGCAATCTGCTGCCACGAACTGGCCGCGGCCGGGACCGACATCCCGCGGCACGTCAGCATCCTGCCCGGCCAGTGGCCCGCCCGCGGAGGATACCTCGGCGACAAGTTCGACGCCTTCCGCACCGACGACCCGGCCGGTCCGGTGCCTGATACGTCGTCTTTGCTGTCGGCAAAACGAGACGATCAGCGACTCAAGAATCTGGACGTGGTCGAATCCGCGTTCGCTAAAGGGCGTCAGAAGCGGGTCGACGCCACGTTGCACCGGGACACGGTTGCCGGCGCGCGGAAGATGATGAGTTCGGAGCAACTCAAGGCGTTCGACGTGTCGAACGAACCGCTGGCCCTCCGCCGGGCTTACGGCGAGACGGCGTTCGGCCGCGGCTGCCTCGCCGCCCGGCGGTTGATTGAGGTCGGCGTCCGCTGCGTGGAAGTGACGCTGTCCGGGTGGGACACGCACGCGAACAACCACGCGGCCCACACCAATCAACTCAAGATCCTCGATCCCGCGTTCGCCGCGCTCCTCCGCGACCTCCGAGAGCGCGGGTTGTTGGACCGCACGCTCGTCCTCTGCGCCGGCGAGTTCGGCCGCACGCCGACCGTGAACGCGGTCGGCGGCCGCGACCACTGGCCCACCGGCTTCAGCCTCGCTCTGGCAGGCGGCGGAGTTCGCGGCGGCCAGGTGATCGGCGCGACCGACCCGGAAGGTCAGAAGACTGAGCCCACAAATCCGGTGACCGTCGGCGACCTGCACGCGACCGTGCTGACCGCGCTCGGCATCGAACACGACAAGGTGAACCAGACGCCGATCGGCCGCACGGTCAAATTCAGCGAAGGGAAGCCGATCGCGGCGCTGGTGAAGGGCAACACGTAA